The Methanobrevibacter sp. genome contains a region encoding:
- a CDS encoding GNAT family N-acetyltransferase, which produces MTEIVYKEIHEFSVEDLQDLFLSVEWSSGHFPKKLQIAMRNFETVISAWDGDKLVGMICAMDDGIMTAYVHYLLVNPDYQDKGIGKHLVNKVKDIYKDYLRIVVVGYDEEVGFYESCGFEKAEDASPLFITDLWT; this is translated from the coding sequence ATGACAGAAATTGTATACAAGGAAATTCATGAATTTAGTGTAGAGGATTTACAGGATTTGTTTTTGTCTGTGGAGTGGTCTTCAGGTCATTTTCCAAAAAAACTTCAAATAGCTATGAGAAACTTTGAAACAGTGATTTCCGCATGGGATGGGGATAAATTAGTTGGCATGATTTGTGCTATGGATGATGGCATAATGACTGCATATGTCCATTATCTCTTGGTAAATCCCGATTATCAGGACAAGGGAATAGGAAAGCATTTAGTGAATAAAGTTAAAGATATCTATAAGGATTATCTCCGCATTGTTGTAGTGGGATATGATGAAGAAGTGGGATTTTATGAAAGTTGCGGATTTGAAAAGGCGGAAGACGCAAGTCCACTTTTCATAACTGATTTATGGACATGA
- a CDS encoding MATE family efflux transporter: MNIFKTPEGYIYSNRALLALFIPLLIEYGLEFFVGLADSIMVASLGEAAISGVSLVDFLVQLLIFSFSALATGGAVVAGQYLGDKQIDKAQNSATQLVWFSTILSTLLMILVIVLRRFLIGILFGQIEADVWQNAEIYLYIVALSIPFLAIYNAGAAIFRTTNNADLPMKILLVCDVLNVIGNAICIYYLGWDVRGVAIPTVISRALSAVLIMYLATDDDYKLHIKKTLKHKFDFHILRKVLQVGIPYGVENGLFQLGRVLVLSIVSTFGTMAIAANSVGYAIGIFSVLPGFAINLGLTAVISRCVGADDYEQARYYNKKILIIVVISHIIINIIIFAGLPFILGIYNLSSQTAAMATEMIIWHGIFAIVIWPISFTLPSTFRGAGDSKSVMYISLAVMFACRIGLSYVIADWMGIGVFGTWIAMFIDWYVRAAIYVYRYFSNKWTEYRVV, encoded by the coding sequence ATGAATATTTTTAAAACTCCTGAAGGTTACATATACTCAAATAGGGCTTTATTGGCTTTATTTATTCCGCTTTTGATTGAATATGGCTTGGAATTCTTTGTGGGTTTGGCCGATTCCATCATGGTGGCATCGTTAGGTGAAGCTGCAATTTCAGGAGTATCATTAGTTGACTTTTTAGTTCAACTGCTTATTTTTTCTTTTTCAGCTCTTGCAACAGGCGGAGCTGTGGTTGCCGGACAGTATTTGGGCGATAAACAGATTGATAAGGCACAGAATTCTGCAACGCAACTCGTTTGGTTTTCAACAATTTTATCAACATTATTGATGATTCTGGTAATTGTTTTAAGACGATTTCTAATAGGGATCCTATTTGGTCAGATTGAAGCCGATGTTTGGCAGAATGCGGAAATATATTTATACATTGTTGCTTTATCAATTCCATTTTTGGCAATCTATAATGCTGGAGCTGCCATTTTCAGAACAACAAATAATGCAGACTTGCCGATGAAGATACTGCTTGTCTGTGATGTTTTAAATGTTATTGGCAATGCGATTTGCATTTATTATTTGGGTTGGGATGTAAGGGGAGTGGCTATTCCGACTGTAATATCAAGAGCCCTCTCGGCAGTTCTAATAATGTATCTCGCTACCGATGACGACTATAAGCTGCATATCAAAAAGACTCTAAAGCATAAATTCGACTTCCATATACTTAGAAAGGTTCTTCAGGTGGGCATTCCGTACGGTGTTGAAAATGGGCTGTTCCAATTGGGCCGTGTACTTGTTTTAAGTATTGTTTCCACTTTCGGAACAATGGCAATAGCTGCAAACTCCGTAGGTTATGCAATCGGAATATTTTCAGTTCTTCCGGGTTTTGCAATCAATTTGGGTTTGACTGCAGTAATTTCAAGATGTGTTGGTGCAGATGACTATGAGCAGGCAAGATATTACAATAAAAAAATTTTAATCATCGTTGTCATTTCACATATCATCATCAACATAATCATTTTTGCAGGGTTGCCGTTCATATTGGGAATCTACAATTTGTCCTCACAAACGGCAGCCATGGCCACTGAAATGATAATCTGGCATGGGATATTCGCAATTGTGATTTGGCCGATATCATTCACGTTGCCTTCAACATTTAGGGGAGCGGGAGATTCAAAATCAGTAATGTACATCAGTCTTGCGGTGATGTTTGCATGCAGAATTGGCCTGTCATATGTAATAGCTGACTGGATGGGAATTGGAGTATTCGGGACTTGGATAGCGATGTTTATAGATTGGTATGTGAGGGCTGCGATTTATGTTTACAGATATTTCTCAAATAAATGGACAGAATACAGGGTGGTATGA
- a CDS encoding flavodoxin family protein: MKVLLLNGSPHKEGCTYTALCEVEKTLNEAGIETEIFWIETKPLMSCTACLKCREKGECAFGNDKVNEFVKKAYDADGFIFGSPVHYAAATGAITSFLGRAFYSNSEPFAFKPAAMVCSARRGGTTATFDQLNKFMGISQMPIITSYYWNMVHGNTPDEVLQDEEGLCTMRQLGRNMAFFLKCIEAGQEKGLEREVEPKIGTNFIR, from the coding sequence ATGAAAGTATTATTGCTTAATGGAAGCCCTCACAAGGAGGGTTGTACATACACTGCACTTTGCGAAGTTGAAAAAACTTTAAATGAGGCAGGCATTGAAACCGAAATATTTTGGATTGAAACCAAACCGTTGATGAGTTGCACTGCATGTTTGAAATGCCGTGAAAAAGGGGAATGTGCCTTTGGCAATGATAAGGTTAATGAATTTGTCAAAAAGGCATATGATGCTGACGGTTTCATATTCGGCTCACCGGTTCACTATGCGGCAGCTACCGGAGCAATAACATCCTTTTTAGGAAGGGCATTCTATTCCAATTCAGAGCCGTTTGCATTCAAACCGGCGGCAATGGTGTGTTCTGCAAGAAGGGGCGGAACTACCGCAACCTTTGACCAGCTCAATAAGTTTATGGGAATTTCCCAAATGCCGATAATCACATCTTATTACTGGAACATGGTTCATGGAAACACTCCCGATGAGGTTCTTCAGGATGAAGAGGGCCTATGCACCATGAGACAGCTTGGACGTAACATGGCATTTTTCCTCAAATGTATCGAAGCAGGTCAGGAAAAAGGATTGGAACGTGAAGTAGAGCCAAAGATAGGTACAAACTTTATAAGATAA
- a CDS encoding cofactor-independent phosphoglycerate mutase, with protein MKYVIFIPDGASDYPVEELDGKTPLMVANTPNIDKLAKEGFGGFTNNVPDAYTPGSDVANMSIFGYNPADYYTGRGPLEAGSEGIPTTPTDVIFRCNTIFSEDDSMDDFNAGHISTEEAAELMEGLNEFFTSKYPDFKGKFYSGVSYRHLFIYSCDSIEDAEVLSSIKTLPPHDIVGEKLADNLFGDCELAQEIQQIMFESREYLESHEINKKREIPANMVWLWGQGVTPSLPNFKETYGITASVITGVDLLKGIGNFAGMNIVNVPGATGYFDTDYKQKGEYGIEALKETDLLLIHIEAPDEAGHAQNTEEKVKAIERIDEFIVGPIVESLKDEDFRAAILPDHPTPISVGTHTRDDVPLVIYDSNLDGDECESFDEEGVKKGSLETKPGHFLIQRLISGEF; from the coding sequence ATGAAATATGTAATTTTTATCCCCGATGGGGCAAGTGATTATCCGGTTGAAGAACTAGATGGAAAAACTCCTTTGATGGTGGCAAACACACCAAATATTGATAAATTAGCAAAAGAAGGATTTGGAGGATTTACAAATAATGTTCCTGATGCATACACTCCTGGTTCTGATGTTGCCAATATGAGCATTTTTGGATATAATCCTGCCGATTATTATACTGGTCGTGGACCTCTTGAAGCAGGCAGTGAAGGAATTCCAACAACTCCAACTGATGTAATATTCAGATGCAATACAATATTCAGTGAAGATGATTCAATGGATGACTTTAATGCAGGTCACATTTCCACTGAAGAGGCTGCAGAATTAATGGAAGGTTTGAATGAGTTTTTCACAAGCAAATATCCTGATTTCAAAGGCAAGTTTTACAGTGGCGTAAGCTACAGGCATCTGTTCATATATTCATGTGACAGCATTGAAGATGCCGAAGTTTTATCCAGCATCAAGACACTGCCTCCTCATGATATAGTGGGTGAAAAACTTGCTGATAACTTATTTGGGGACTGTGAATTGGCCCAGGAAATCCAGCAAATCATGTTTGAGTCAAGAGAGTATCTTGAAAGTCATGAAATCAATAAAAAAAGGGAAATACCTGCAAATATGGTTTGGTTGTGGGGTCAAGGTGTAACACCAAGCTTGCCTAATTTCAAAGAGACTTATGGAATCACAGCTTCGGTGATTACAGGTGTGGACTTGCTTAAGGGCATCGGAAACTTTGCAGGAATGAACATCGTTAATGTGCCTGGCGCTACAGGATACTTTGACACTGATTACAAGCAAAAAGGAGAATATGGTATTGAAGCTTTAAAAGAAACTGATTTATTATTAATTCATATTGAAGCTCCTGATGAAGCGGGGCATGCTCAAAACACTGAAGAAAAAGTTAAAGCCATTGAAAGAATCGATGAATTCATTGTTGGTCCGATTGTCGAAAGTTTAAAAGATGAGGACTTCAGAGCAGCAATCCTGCCGGATCATCCAACACCAATCAGTGTTGGTACCCATACTCGCGATGATGTGCCTTTAGTGATATATGATTCTAACTTAGACGGTGATGAATGCGAATCATTTGATGAAGAGGGAGTTAAAAAAGGTTCACTTGAAACCAAACCGGGACACTTCTTAATTCAAAGATTGATATCAGGAGAATTTTAA
- a CDS encoding homoserine dehydrogenase: protein MDECKVIIMGFGAVGQGVANAISMKKDLILEKTGVAVKVVAAADSSSSAISADGLDEKLLVETKNSKGKLSAYPEFGCDKSGEDVLDAVEYDCLIEATPTNIVDAEPAFSLTLKAFSQGKDVVTSNKGHLALKFKEVVSASEKAGVEFKYEASVGGAMPIINFTKQTLASCEIKSIIGILNGTTNYILSRMTTEGTDYESTLIESQELGIAETDPTQDVEGIDAACKTVILANSLLGIDATYSDVTVSGISNINSDAIELAKKDDYLIKLIAEVSHDNLRVSPRLVKKGSSYDVGGTLNMATIHTDLAGDITVMGLGAGSLETASAMLTDLISILDNKN from the coding sequence ATGGATGAATGTAAAGTCATTATAATGGGATTCGGTGCAGTGGGTCAAGGTGTGGCCAATGCGATTTCCATGAAAAAGGATTTAATTTTAGAAAAAACAGGTGTGGCTGTAAAAGTTGTAGCGGCCGCAGATTCATCTTCATCAGCAATATCAGCTGACGGTTTGGATGAAAAGTTACTTGTTGAAACAAAGAATAGCAAAGGAAAATTATCAGCTTATCCTGAATTCGGATGCGATAAAAGCGGTGAGGATGTATTGGATGCTGTTGAATATGATTGTCTCATTGAAGCAACTCCTACCAATATCGTTGATGCAGAGCCTGCATTTTCACTAACTCTTAAAGCTTTCAGCCAAGGAAAAGATGTGGTGACCTCAAACAAGGGACATTTGGCACTTAAATTTAAAGAGGTTGTTAGTGCATCTGAAAAAGCAGGTGTTGAATTCAAATATGAAGCCAGCGTTGGCGGTGCAATGCCAATTATCAATTTCACCAAGCAAACACTTGCGTCCTGTGAGATCAAATCAATCATAGGTATCTTAAACGGTACTACAAACTATATCTTGTCAAGAATGACCACTGAAGGTACAGATTATGAATCAACATTAATCGAATCACAGGAATTGGGTATTGCCGAAACAGACCCTACCCAGGATGTTGAAGGTATTGACGCTGCCTGTAAAACCGTAATTTTAGCTAACTCTCTTTTAGGAATCGATGCAACTTACAGCGATGTGACAGTTTCAGGCATCTCAAATATCAATTCCGATGCCATTGAACTGGCTAAAAAAGACGATTACCTGATTAAGTTGATAGCTGAAGTATCTCATGACAATTTACGCGTATCTCCACGTCTGGTTAAAAAAGGAAGTTCTTATGATGTTGGAGGAACTTTGAATATGGCTACAATCCACACAGACTTGGCTGGAGATATAACCGTAATGGGACTTGGAGCAGGATCTCTTGAAACTGCTTCTGCGATGTTGACTGATTTAATTAGTATTTTAGATAATAAAAACTAA
- a CDS encoding amino acid-binding protein has product MKMNLVLELLDVPGQLVSALEPISSLGANLVTVIHKRESKNEQGMVPVHLTIEGERENLFNVIQKFDDLGFSIVEMDGVVKKEMVSTILYGHIVDRDVRDTMDRINALKGVCVAGFDIKLDGEKESTALVTVETDYGKKQFVFDKIKEIAEEKDLVMINEV; this is encoded by the coding sequence ATGAAAATGAACTTAGTTTTAGAGCTTTTGGATGTTCCTGGTCAACTGGTTTCCGCATTAGAACCTATTAGTAGTCTTGGTGCAAACTTGGTTACTGTCATTCACAAAAGAGAGTCAAAAAATGAGCAAGGCATGGTTCCGGTTCACCTTACAATTGAAGGGGAACGCGAAAACCTTTTTAATGTAATTCAAAAATTCGATGATTTGGGATTTTCCATTGTCGAGATGGATGGTGTGGTTAAAAAGGAAATGGTCAGTACAATATTATACGGCCATATTGTCGATAGGGATGTAAGGGACACCATGGATAGAATCAATGCATTGAAAGGTGTTTGTGTAGCCGGATTTGATATTAAATTAGATGGTGAAAAAGAATCTACTGCACTAGTTACTGTTGAAACCGATTACGGTAAAAAACAATTTGTTTTTGATAAGATCAAAGAAATTGCTGAAGAAAAAGATTTAGTTATGATTAATGAAGTTTAG
- the gatC gene encoding Asp-tRNA(Asn) amidotransferase subunit GatC, giving the protein MTIEKDAEDIIEKFSKILEDIPDSDETWYITDNLNLTREDESHEKNPEKILRNASIDKEGNLKVKKADWTG; this is encoded by the coding sequence ATGACAATCGAAAAAGATGCTGAAGACATTATCGAAAAATTTTCAAAGATTCTAGAGGATATTCCTGATTCAGATGAAACATGGTATATTACTGATAATTTAAATTTAACACGTGAGGATGAATCTCACGAGAAAAACCCTGAAAAAATTTTGAGAAATGCCAGTATTGACAAAGAAGGCAATCTTAAAGTTAAAAAAGCGGATTGGACAGGTTAA
- a CDS encoding asparagine synthase-related protein — protein sequence MCSIVGLQGNFEGNDIVEMLKTSKDRGPDSSGVFLDEIQIDINIDEFNDDNTYSIGFGHNLLSIYDLNDRVSKAQPVGNDNLVLVFNGEIYNFYTMRNFLKKVGVEAEITSDAEMLLYLIDFYAKKLDLLKAVQSAIRLIDGDYAFAVWDGENLALARDPLGVKPLFYGENDTLKGFASAKQSLKEVGITDISTLKPEHILYNGEDIAPAQAIYEKVFEGDVAKIDKMLRLSVLKRVESLTEIGVIFSGGVDSSYLALLLKEMAENVPLKIKLYAVGVEGSKDVEAAIYASKFLNLDLEICEVTEDLVREALPQVVKAIGDDNLMKVGVGLTTYFATKMVAQDGLKVAISGQGADELFGGYKRYVKGFVDGTLNYDLRHDISNMYHVNLERDDACSMLNSVELRLPFLDKKLVELVLNIPDNKKIVSMHDDMRKSILRKLAFEEGLDYEIAYRPKKAAQYGTGIDKILRKKILKDTDISSFLTC from the coding sequence ATGTGTTCAATTGTTGGTTTGCAGGGTAATTTTGAAGGTAATGATATTGTTGAAATGCTTAAAACTTCAAAGGATAGGGGTCCGGATTCATCAGGCGTTTTTTTAGATGAAATTCAAATAGACATCAACATTGATGAATTCAATGATGACAATACCTATTCAATCGGATTTGGCCATAACTTGCTTTCCATTTATGATCTAAACGACAGGGTTTCAAAAGCGCAGCCTGTTGGAAATGATAATCTTGTTTTGGTTTTCAATGGGGAGATATATAATTTCTACACAATGAGGAACTTCCTAAAAAAAGTCGGCGTTGAGGCTGAAATCACCTCTGATGCTGAAATGTTACTTTATTTGATTGATTTTTATGCTAAAAAACTTGACTTGTTGAAAGCTGTTCAATCAGCCATTAGGCTAATCGACGGAGACTATGCCTTTGCTGTATGGGATGGTGAGAATCTGGCTCTTGCACGTGATCCTTTAGGGGTCAAGCCTTTGTTTTACGGGGAAAACGATACTTTGAAAGGATTTGCATCTGCAAAGCAAAGCTTAAAGGAAGTTGGCATAACTGACATCAGCACATTAAAGCCGGAACATATCTTATACAATGGCGAGGACATTGCCCCTGCTCAGGCAATATATGAAAAGGTCTTTGAGGGGGATGTTGCAAAAATAGACAAGATGCTTAGATTGAGTGTTCTTAAAAGGGTCGAAAGCCTTACGGAAATTGGTGTGATATTTTCAGGTGGCGTGGACAGCTCATATTTGGCATTGCTTTTAAAGGAAATGGCTGAAAATGTTCCCTTAAAAATTAAATTGTATGCTGTTGGGGTTGAAGGCTCAAAAGATGTTGAAGCTGCAATCTATGCTTCAAAATTCCTTAACCTTGATTTGGAGATATGTGAGGTTACAGAGGATTTGGTGCGTGAAGCGCTTCCTCAAGTGGTTAAAGCCATTGGTGATGATAATCTCATGAAGGTGGGTGTTGGCCTCACCACTTATTTTGCAACTAAAATGGTCGCTCAGGATGGTTTGAAGGTAGCCATTTCAGGCCAGGGTGCTGACGAGCTGTTTGGAGGGTATAAACGATATGTTAAAGGTTTCGTTGATGGAACTCTTAACTATGATTTGCGCCATGATATCTCAAACATGTATCATGTCAATCTTGAAAGGGATGATGCATGTTCAATGCTCAACTCAGTGGAGCTTAGATTGCCATTTTTAGACAAGAAGCTTGTGGAGTTGGTATTGAACATTCCTGACAATAAAAAAATTGTTTCCATGCATGATGACATGAGAAAAAGTATTTTGCGTAAATTGGCTTTTGAAGAGGGTCTTGACTATGAAATTGCCTACAGGCCTAAAAAGGCAGCCCAATACGGAACCGGAATCGATAAGATTTTAAGAAAGAAAATCTTAAAGGATACTGATATCAGTTCGTTTTTGACTTGTTAA
- a CDS encoding ABC transporter permease — protein sequence MLTFIEMEFLKLKRSNIFILSLIGAITPPLLMFIAIFAFGEANSFEALFTNVNMYMSAIFAVLLFSIIISYLFGREYNEHTLKTMLTIPISRGKFLMSKYVMFLAWVLILTAVTSISTAILGFILGLEGFTLKLFIDSFAQLLYANVLLFLTFSPFVFLSLFITNMVPAMVGGAGLTLVNLMVYSQSWAPYVPWVCPYLIASGEIAEYSAGIGVSYGVILATFLIGLAVSYIYFTKRDVAI from the coding sequence ATGTTAACTTTTATTGAAATGGAATTTTTAAAACTTAAAAGATCAAATATTTTTATATTGAGCTTGATAGGGGCCATCACTCCTCCCCTTCTGATGTTTATTGCAATTTTTGCTTTTGGTGAAGCCAATAGCTTTGAAGCATTATTTACTAATGTTAATATGTACATGTCTGCAATATTTGCAGTTCTGCTCTTCTCAATTATAATATCATACCTTTTTGGAAGGGAATACAATGAGCACACTCTAAAGACCATGCTGACAATCCCAATATCCAGAGGAAAATTCCTGATGTCCAAATATGTCATGTTTTTGGCATGGGTCTTGATTTTGACAGCAGTCACAAGCATATCAACAGCAATTTTAGGTTTTATTTTAGGCCTTGAAGGATTTACGCTAAAGCTATTCATCGATAGCTTTGCCCAGCTTCTCTATGCAAATGTCCTTTTGTTTTTGACATTCTCCCCATTTGTATTCCTGTCATTGTTCATTACAAACATGGTCCCTGCAATGGTTGGAGGCGCAGGTTTGACATTGGTGAACCTGATGGTGTATTCCCAAAGTTGGGCTCCATATGTCCCTTGGGTTTGCCCATACTTGATTGCATCAGGTGAAATAGCCGAATATAGTGCCGGAATTGGAGTGTCCTATGGTGTTATTCTAGCTACTTTCTTAATTGGGTTGGCTGTTTCTTATATTTACTTCACTAAAAGGGATGTTGCTATTTAA
- a CDS encoding ABC transporter ATP-binding protein, producing MVDYVIETRNLSKKYSKDLVVDSLDLHVEKGKIYGLLGKNGAGKTTTMCMLLNLTYPSSGEILLFGKNPKKYSKEVYSKVGSIIETPGFYENLSAYENLKIVSKLRGDFDPYCIKSVLEMVNLEDAKSKKYKDFSLGMKQRLGIAAAIMHNPDLLILDEPINGLDPFGIKEIRALLKRLSHEFGITILISSHILSEIENIADVIGFMDEGVLIEEISKGDLHNKLDKFVEFEVSDVDLAVMILEKLELNENKDFTYANGGIIRLHSNLALRDKFNALFVKSGIDVRKVNLCEENLEDFFTRMINNN from the coding sequence ATGGTTGATTATGTAATTGAAACAAGAAATTTATCAAAAAAATATTCAAAGGATTTGGTTGTAGATTCTCTAGACCTGCATGTTGAGAAAGGAAAGATTTACGGCCTTTTGGGAAAGAATGGGGCTGGAAAGACCACAACAATGTGCATGCTCTTGAATCTTACATATCCAAGCAGCGGTGAAATTCTCCTTTTTGGAAAGAACCCCAAAAAGTATTCAAAAGAGGTTTATTCCAAAGTAGGCTCCATAATAGAGACTCCAGGATTTTATGAGAATCTTAGCGCATATGAAAATTTGAAGATAGTTTCAAAATTGAGGGGAGATTTCGATCCTTATTGTATCAAATCTGTTCTTGAAATGGTCAATTTGGAAGATGCGAAATCCAAAAAATACAAGGATTTCTCATTAGGCATGAAGCAGCGTTTGGGAATCGCCGCCGCCATAATGCATAATCCGGATTTGTTAATTTTGGATGAACCTATAAACGGCCTTGATCCCTTTGGGATTAAGGAAATCCGGGCATTGCTTAAAAGATTGTCCCATGAGTTTGGAATAACGATTCTGATTTCAAGCCATATCCTAAGTGAAATAGAAAACATTGCAGACGTAATAGGGTTCATGGATGAAGGTGTTTTAATCGAAGAGATTTCCAAGGGTGATTTGCACAATAAGCTGGATAAGTTCGTTGAATTTGAAGTGTCCGACGTTGATTTGGCAGTCATGATTCTTGAAAAATTGGAACTTAACGAAAATAAGGATTTCACTTATGCAAATGGTGGAATAATTCGTTTGCACTCTAATTTAGCCCTAAGGGATAAATTCAATGCACTGTTTGTTAAGTCAGGAATTGACGTTAGAAAAGTAAATTTGTGCGAAGAGAACCTGGAAGACTTCTTTACTAGGATGATTAATAATAATTAA
- a CDS encoding DUF4013 domain-containing protein, translated as MASITDCVSEGLKYPFNDVKKILSFGMLFAIINVISFATSQIAVNAFRKVTIANGDSLALKLSQIPANDIYLIVALSVISFIITLFIMGYQYNVIKFSIDKKNELPGFGDVLNIFANGIKYFIVSLAYNIIPIVLCVVGVILINGSHGEYLIILAAILFIIFNFLLIMAMANMIDADKFTKAFDLREVLDKIANLGWGKYIGIILFTFLISAIVLISVSIILMLLSGVVAMVINQAIVISAIMTIIEGLLVSPYISLFFSRVYGSIYLEANK; from the coding sequence GTGGCAAGTATAACCGATTGCGTTAGTGAAGGATTGAAATATCCGTTTAATGATGTAAAAAAGATTTTAAGCTTTGGAATGCTGTTTGCAATAATCAATGTTATCTCATTTGCGACTTCTCAAATAGCTGTTAACGCATTTAGAAAAGTTACTATTGCAAATGGCGATTCTTTAGCTTTGAAATTATCACAGATTCCTGCTAATGACATCTATCTCATTGTGGCATTGTCTGTGATAAGCTTTATAATAACCCTCTTCATAATGGGTTATCAATATAACGTGATTAAATTCTCTATTGATAAAAAGAATGAGCTTCCCGGATTTGGTGACGTATTGAATATTTTCGCAAACGGAATAAAGTATTTCATTGTCAGTCTGGCTTACAATATCATTCCGATCGTCTTATGCGTTGTGGGGGTTATATTAATTAATGGATCACATGGCGAATATCTAATCATTCTAGCAGCGATATTGTTCATAATATTTAATTTCCTCCTTATTATGGCCATGGCAAACATGATTGATGCAGATAAATTCACAAAGGCGTTCGATTTAAGAGAGGTATTGGATAAGATTGCCAATCTTGGATGGGGCAAATATATAGGAATAATCCTTTTCACATTCTTAATCTCTGCAATAGTGCTGATTTCAGTTAGCATAATCCTAATGTTGCTATCAGGCGTTGTTGCTATGGTGATTAATCAGGCAATAGTCATATCTGCCATAATGACAATTATTGAAGGATTATTGGTATCTCCATATATTAGCCTATTTTTCTCAAGAGTATACGGATCCATTTACCTGGAAGCGAACAAATAG
- a CDS encoding DUF4013 domain-containing protein, with amino-acid sequence MILDIYKDALEYSAKDWKKLVILGVICLFSFLLLPVFLITGYNYRVIDTAVHGVINGRDPLPEFDDLIDMFVDGVKVVIVQVAYLIVPALIFLIFAFSAGFLGGIMATALLIIGGFITFILGIVACLMQQMALCHMAYNDGSLSKAFAIGEIKEVIDEIGWFRCIATYLGLIIITVVIAAVVTAIIAAIFAVFGLSGFALGINATGVFVFGSLINSLIITFIVGPYLSIFNSRSIGLLYSMQI; translated from the coding sequence ATGATTTTAGATATATATAAAGATGCACTTGAATATTCAGCAAAGGACTGGAAAAAATTAGTGATTTTAGGTGTAATTTGCTTATTCAGTTTCTTATTGCTTCCAGTATTCTTAATCACAGGATACAATTATAGAGTTATTGACACAGCAGTTCACGGAGTAATCAATGGAAGGGATCCATTGCCTGAATTCGATGATTTGATTGACATGTTTGTTGACGGGGTTAAAGTTGTAATAGTACAGGTCGCTTATTTGATTGTGCCGGCGTTAATCTTTTTGATATTTGCATTTTCTGCAGGTTTCCTTGGAGGAATAATGGCAACTGCATTGCTTATAATCGGAGGTTTCATTACCTTCATATTGGGAATCGTTGCCTGCTTAATGCAGCAAATGGCACTCTGTCACATGGCCTATAATGATGGCTCACTTTCCAAAGCATTTGCAATAGGCGAAATAAAGGAAGTCATTGATGAAATCGGTTGGTTTAGATGCATTGCAACCTATTTGGGTTTAATAATAATAACTGTAGTTATAGCAGCTGTTGTTACAGCAATTATTGCTGCAATATTTGCCGTATTCGGACTTTCAGGATTTGCTTTGGGAATAAATGCGACTGGAGTATTTGTCTTTGGGTCATTAATAAATTCATTGATAATCACTTTCATTGTTGGACCTTACTTGAGCATTTTTAATTCAAGATCCATCGGATTATTATATTCAATGCAGATTTAG
- a CDS encoding helix-turn-helix transcriptional regulator yields MRTMIKYLRQELKMSQQELGDKVGVTRQTINALENGRYNPSLFLAYEITQVFNKMLFKGDREQYFVMEDIFIFDDDYY; encoded by the coding sequence ATGAGAACCATGATTAAATATTTAAGACAAGAGCTCAAAATGAGCCAACAAGAACTTGGGGATAAAGTTGGAGTCACCCGTCAAACGATCAATGCACTGGAAAACGGGAGATATAATCCTTCTTTATTTTTAGCTTATGAAATAACCCAGGTTTTTAATAAAATGTTATTTAAAGGAGATCGAGAACAATATTTCGTCATGGAAGATATTTTCATTTTCGATGATGATTACTATTAG